In Gemmobacter sp., the sequence CCGTTGCAGGCCTGCGCTACCTGACCAAGGAGTTCGGGGTGAAAAAGGTCTGCACGATGTATCTGCCGACCGATTTCGGCATGGAGATCTCGTCCGCGTCCAAGGAAAAGGCGGCCGAACTGGGCATGGAGTTCGTCTCGGAAACCACCCACAAGCCTGATGAGCAGGATTTCGTCGGTGCCGTGCAGAAACTGCGGGCCGATGGTTGCCAGGTGGTGACCATGGCGCTTGGCGTGCGCGCGGGCATCACCGTGGTGGGCACGGCGAAACAGCTGGGCTGGACGGATGTGAAATTCCTCGCCACCTCGGCCGGGTTCCTTGAAGCGGTCGCAGCGGTGCCGGGCGGCGTGACCGACGGGCTTTATGCCGCCGCCGGCTGGGTGGATCTGCAAGCGCGCAAGACCGACGCGGTGCCGGCCAAGTTCATGGCCGACTACACTGGCAAGTTCAACCAGCCCGCCACCGGCTTTGCCATGCTGGGCTATGCCACGGCCGATATCGTGGTCCGGGCGCTTGAGGCAGCGGGCAAGGATCTGACGAAGGAGTCGTTCCTCAAGGCGATGGAAAGCCTGGATTTCAAGGATGAACTGACCGACATGCAGATGAAATACACCCCTGAAAGCCATCAGGGCGCGAACGAGGTCACGATCTCGGTCGTCAAGGGTGGCGTCTGGAACCTGATCGCCCGCGAAACCGCCTCGGGCAGCTGATCGGCCCGGATCTGGACCCGGCAGGGCAGACAGGCTAATCCCGGTCTGCCCTTTCATCTTGCCAGAAATACCCCACGGGGGTGCGGGGGTGTGAAACCTCCGCTTCCAACGCAGATATCAGGACCGCCCGATGACCGCCCCCTCCGACCGCATCCTGCCCGGTGTCGCCCTGATGCTGGGCTTTTGCCTGTTCGCGCCGCTGATCGACGTGTCGTCGAAACTGGCCACCCAGACCGTGCCGGTGGGTCAGGTGACGCTGGCGCGGTTCATCGTGCAGGCGGTGCTGATGCTGCCGGTCCTGCTGATGCTGGGGCAGGGGCTGCGGATGACGCGGCGGGCCTTCCGGCTGACGGTCTGGCGCGCGCTCGCCTCGATCGCCGCGACCTTCACCTTTGTCTGGGCGGTCAGCCACATGCCCATCGCCGATGCGCTGGCGATTGCCTTTGTGGAACCGTTCATCCTGCTGATCTTTGGCAAGCTGATGTTCAACGACGAGGTAGGCCCGCGCCGCATTGCCGCCTCGGGCGTGGGGTTCATCGGGGCGCTGATGGTGATTCAGCCCAGCTTTGCCACCTTTGGCTGGGTGGCGCTGCTGCCGGTGGCCACCGCCTTTGCCTTTGCCGCCTACATGCTGATCACGCGCGAGGCATCGCGCCACATGACGCCCGAGGCGATGCAGGTGCATACCGCCTGGGTCGCCGCCGCCATCTGCCTGCCGCTGGTGGCGCTGGCCGAAGGATCGGGGATTGCCACGCTGGATCCGGTGATGCCGCAGGGCATGGCCTGGCTCTGGCTGCTGGGTGTGGGGGTTGCGGCCACGGTCAGCCACATGTTCATGACCTATGCGCTGAAGCTGGCGCCCTCGGCCACGCTGGCGCCGCTGCATTATCTGGAAATCGTCTCGGCCGCGACGCTGGCCTATCTGGTGTTCGGCGATTTCCCCAATGCCTGGACCTGGACGGGAATCGCGGTGATCGTCGCCTCGGGCCTGTATATCATCCACCGCGAACGGGTGACGGCAGCCCAAGCCCGGCAAGCACGGCGGGCAGCCGGTTCCGTGGCAGGATGACCAGCATCCTGGGCGCATCGAAGGTCAGGTGAACCTCGGGCGCCGCCACCTCGTTCGAGGTGCCGACGCGCGCATCGGGGGCGAAACGCAGCCCCTGGATCGGCCAGCGCAGGCCCTGGCTGATGCCCTGCACCGGCCCCAGCGGAAACAGCGACAGGCGGCTGCGCACCGGCAGCATCAGCCGCAGGTCGGGCGGCGCCAGAAACGCCACATCCTGCCCCGACAGGATCAGGCAGCGCCGGTCCGAGTGGCGGGCCAGCGCGTTCAGCACCGAAAGCCCATGGTCCAGCCGCGCGCCGGAAAACCCCAGCCCCAGCACGAAGGGGGCCGCGATGCTGCGCAGCGCCTTGTCGAAATCGGTGGTGTCCTGTTCGGCGATATGGTGCAGCCGGCCGGCCAGCCGGTCGCGCGCCCGGGCAGAGATCGAATCAAGGTCGCCGATCACCGCCTGCGGCATCTGCCCCAGCCGCAACGCCCGGTCGGCGCCGGCATCGGCCGCCACCAGATGCGGCGCATGGGCCAGCGCCTGCACCATCAGCGGGCGCGAAACCGGGGCGCCGCCAATCAGCGTGACACCGTGATCTGACTCGACAATCGGCCGTTCCATGCCAAGACTTGTTTCAATTAAGGCAAAAGAAGGCAACGGGGGCCACGATCAATCCTTCAATTTGCCTTGGTCGGTTCATGGAATCGCACCAGTAACGGGTAACTTTGGCACGACACACGGGCAGAAGGCTGAAACCATGGTATCGCAGAACCGGATCCTTACCGTTTCCTACGGCACCTTCTCCTGCACGCTCGAGGGGTTCGACGATCCGTTCGGCACGATGAAGGCGATTGCCGAATATTTCCGGGATCTTGCGGCCGAAGACCGCTATTTCGGCGCCGAGCCTCCGCAGCCGGATGCGGCCATGCTGCACCGGATTGCAGAACGCGAAATCCAGCGCCGGGTGGAAGCCAAGATCGAAGAAAACGGGGTGATTCTGCGCGCCGGCGATGCCGTGCCCGCGCCGTCGCTGCCCGTGACCCCGGTTGCCGCTGCCCCGGTTGCCGCGCCCGCGCCGGTCGAATCCGAGGTCATGGACGACCCCGAGGCAACCGCCGAACCCGAAGTCCTGCCCGAGCCCGAGGTTCAGGCCCCCGCCCCACGCCTGCGCCCGGTGGATGAAAGCGTCGCCGCCAAACTGGCGCGGATTCGTGCCGCCGTCAGCCGCTCGCGCGCGGTGGCCTTCGATGACGAGATCGAAGACGCGGTCGAGGCGGCCGACGAAACCTTTGTGCTGGCCGCCGAAGAGATTGCCGAATCGACCCCGCTGGCCGCCTTTGCCGCCGACCCGGCCGAGGATCTGGCCGATGACCAGCCGACCGGCACCCCCGATTCGGCCGATGTGGCCCGGATGCTGGCCTCGATCAGCCATGCGGTGGCCGAACCCTCCGCCCCCGTAATCGCTGCGGAACCGGCGATCGCGGTAGACGACGCGCTTGACTACGAGGCGCTGGACGAGATCGCTTCCGAAGCCGAAGCCGAAGCCGAAGCCGAAGCCGAAGCCGAAGCCGAAGCCGAAGCCGAAGCCGAAGCCGAAGCCGAAGCCGAAGCCGAAGCCGAAGCCGAAGCCGAAGCCGAAGCCGAAGCCGAAGCCGAAGCCGAAGCCGAAGCCGAAGCCGAAGCCGAAGCCGAAGCCGAAGCCGAAGCCGAAGCCGAAGCCGAAGCCGAAGCCGAAGCCGAAGCCGAAGCCGAAGCCGAAGCCGAAGCCGAAGCCGAAGCCGAAGCCGAAGCCGAAGCCGAAGCCGAAGCCGAAGCCGAAGCCGAAGCCGAAGCCGAAGCCGAAGCCGAAGCCGAAGCCGAAGCCGAAGCCGAAGCCGAAGCCGAAGCCGAAGCCGAAGCCGAAGCGCCGGCCCCTGCGCCGGTGGCGGCGCGGCCGTGGCGGTCGCGTGCGGGGGGCTGGGCCAAGCGGCGCCGGGCGAATCGCCACGCGGCCGAGATGGCGGCGCCCGTCGCGCCCCCGGTCGTGGCCCCTGCGCCGGCCAAGGCCGAATTCGACCTGGATGCGCTGGAAGCCGCCTTTGAAGGGCTGGAGGCCGAGGCCGCCGCCGAAGCGGCTGCCGAGCCGGCGGAAACCGTGGCCGATGCCCCGACAGTCGAAATCGAACCCGATCTGGAAGCGCTGCTGAGCGCCATCACCGAGGCGGTGGCGACCGAACCCGCACCGCTGCCCGAACCCGAAGCAGCCCCCGCCGTGTCGCGCGCGACCGAGGCCGAGGCGCCTGCCGCCCTGGACGATGTGGACAGCCTGATTGCCCGGCTGGCCGAACGGGCCAATCGCCCGGCGGCCGCCCCGGCCCCGGTGCTGACGGCCGACGACGATGATGAACCCGCCCCCCTGGCACCGCGTGCGCGGATCATCAAGGTCCGCCGCTCGCGTCCCGTCGAAGGGGGGACGGATACGGCCGAGGTGATCGTGGCCGAGGTCGTGGCGCCTGCCCCGGCTGCGCAGCTGGCTCAGGACGACGCTATTGCAGCCGATGCGCTGCCCGAGGACGCCCCCGTCGAAGCCGTCGAAGCCGTCGAAGCCGTCGAAGCCGTCGAAGCCGTCGAAGCCGTCGAAGCCGTCGAAGCCGTCGAAGCCGCGGCAGAGGAATCGGCCGCGGCTGCCGCCGAACCGGCCGATGCCGATGCCGTGCGCCCGCGTCGGGTGCGGCCGCAGCAGGCGCGGGCGGCGCGGGTGCGGCCCGAAGGCGTCCAGCCCCAGCGCGCCCCGGCAGCCGCCCCGGCCAATCCGGCCCGGCCCGCCCGCCCCGTCCGCCCGCAGCGGGTGACCGAACGCAACGCGCTGGCCCGCGATGCGGCGTCGGACGATACGGCGGTGGACCGGCTGATCCGTCAGGCGAACACCGAAATGGAAGGCGCCGAAACCCGCCGCCGGACCTCGACCATTGCGCATCTCAAGGCCGCTGTTGCCGCGACCGTCGCCGATCGCATGGCGCCCGGCGGCCCGTCGCGTGCGCCCGATGCGACGGCGGCTTATCGCAACGATCTGGCCGATGCCGTCCGCCCTCGTCGCGCCGATGCAGGCGAACCTGCGCCGGGTGCCACCCGCGTGCCGCCGCTGGTGCTGGTCTCGGCCCAGCGGATCGACCGGCCGGCGCCGGCCACCACCGCGCCGCTGCGCACGGTGACCAGCACCGCGCTGGCCTTGCAGGATGACGAGGAGGACGAGCCCGAGGATGCCCGCGACAACCTGTTCGGCGGGGCCGGGGGCCTGACAGAGTATCTGACCTACGCCGGGGTCGATGGACTTGCCGACCGGATGGAGGCGACAGGGGCCTGGCTGATGGCGGCCGAGGGGTTGGAAAGTTTCAACCGGCCACAGCTGATGAAGCTGTCCGGGGTCAACGACCTTGCGACAAGTCGAGAAGAAGCCCTGGCCGCCTTTGGCGTGCTGCTGCGCGAAGGTCGCGTCGTCCGCTCCCGCCGGGGGTTTTTTGCATTGCCGGAGGGGTCCGAGGCGCTGGCCGGCGCGAAACGCTACGCCGGCTGAGGATCAGCGATCCGTGCTGTCGCGGGGGCCTTCGGGCCCCCGTTCGCGTTCGGCGGGGTCGGGCTGGCCCACCCCGCGGAATACCTTGCGAAACGGCAGCGCCCAGACGATGCCAAGGCCCACATAGACCAGGAATTCCGCCCAGATCGGCGGGCGGTCCAGCCAGTTCACGATGCTGACCGCCGCAATGATATACAACGGCAGCCCGACCAGCAGGATCAGCAGCGACAGGCGCTTGCGGGTTTTATAGTCCATGACGGCCTCTGGTAGCCCCGGCGCGGGTGGCGCGCCGGGGTGGGGCAGGTCAGTCCGCGAAGGGGTCGGTCACCAGGATGGTGTCGTCGCGTTCCGGGCTGGTGGACAGCAGGGCGACCGGGCACTGGATCAGTTCCTCGATCCGGCGGACGTATTTCACCGCAGCGCCCGGCAGGTCGTTCCACGACCGCGCGCCGGCGGTCGATTCGCTCCAGCCTTCCATCTCTTCATAGATCGGGGTCACGCGGGCCTGAAGGTTGGCGGCGGTGGGCAGGTAGTCCAGCCGCTGGCCATCCAGCTCGTACCCTACGCAGATCTTCAGCGTATCGAACCCGTCCAGCACATCCAGCTTGGTCAGCGCTATGCCCGACACGCCCGAGGTGGCGCAGGTCTGGCGCACCAGAACCGCATCGAACCAGCCGCAGCGGCGCTTGCGCCCTGTCACGGTGCCGAATTCATGGCCGCGCTGGCCCAGACGTTCGCCATCGGCATCCAT encodes:
- a CDS encoding ABC transporter substrate-binding protein translates to MKGTIKALAAAALALGLAQGAAAQTQGVTDKEVVIGSVNDLSGIFAAIGVPAMNGASLRFEQANAAGGVHGRQIKFVVEDHGYQLPKATQAYNKLVNRDQVFAMIMSLGTPHNLAGFKIMDPKGIFNINPLTAAREMLPHEGGENKFVAFSSYYDQTVAGLRYLTKEFGVKKVCTMYLPTDFGMEISSASKEKAAELGMEFVSETTHKPDEQDFVGAVQKLRADGCQVVTMALGVRAGITVVGTAKQLGWTDVKFLATSAGFLEAVAAVPGGVTDGLYAAAGWVDLQARKTDAVPAKFMADYTGKFNQPATGFAMLGYATADIVVRALEAAGKDLTKESFLKAMESLDFKDELTDMQMKYTPESHQGANEVTISVVKGGVWNLIARETASGS
- a CDS encoding DMT family transporter; amino-acid sequence: MTAPSDRILPGVALMLGFCLFAPLIDVSSKLATQTVPVGQVTLARFIVQAVLMLPVLLMLGQGLRMTRRAFRLTVWRALASIAATFTFVWAVSHMPIADALAIAFVEPFILLIFGKLMFNDEVGPRRIAASGVGFIGALMVIQPSFATFGWVALLPVATAFAFAAYMLITREASRHMTPEAMQVHTAWVAAAICLPLVALAEGSGIATLDPVMPQGMAWLWLLGVGVAATVSHMFMTYALKLAPSATLAPLHYLEIVSAATLAYLVFGDFPNAWTWTGIAVIVASGLYIIHRERVTAAQARQARRAAGSVAG
- a CDS encoding thiamine diphosphokinase, encoding MERPIVESDHGVTLIGGAPVSRPLMVQALAHAPHLVAADAGADRALRLGQMPQAVIGDLDSISARARDRLAGRLHHIAEQDTTDFDKALRSIAAPFVLGLGFSGARLDHGLSVLNALARHSDRRCLILSGQDVAFLAPPDLRLMLPVRSRLSLFPLGPVQGISQGLRWPIQGLRFAPDARVGTSNEVAAPEVHLTFDAPRMLVILPRNRLPAVLAGLGLPSPVRGG
- a CDS encoding DUF2842 domain-containing protein is translated as MDYKTRKRLSLLILLVGLPLYIIAAVSIVNWLDRPPIWAEFLVYVGLGIVWALPFRKVFRGVGQPDPAERERGPEGPRDSTDR